One Bradyrhizobium zhanjiangense DNA segment encodes these proteins:
- a CDS encoding ABC transporter substrate-binding protein: MPTSRRQLLKTSAAAAAVLSLDWTRAQAQAENLRIGVIYDLTGPFAAGGSVASSIGAQIAIDLVNEKGGIGGKTKIVPVAADSQSKPDVAINEAERLINQEKVDILNGVYASSHAVPLAARVEQQKKILWITTAVSTAVFKDKNLQYVFRAQIHSDQYGQAFASFINEHAKAKLGIDPKEVKVALIHEDGPYGVGVASADEAYAKQAGIQVVLREGYSASAPDLSVLVTKIKRAKADVISHAGYNPDITLFLRQARESGLRFKMLFGAGAGYSQLDKLRATFGADIDNFCNIDPVPAQLLDPAKLAPGMGDLIKTMVSRYQAKTGATDVPPHCSMGFNQTWVLLNNVLPIAKEKYGSFEPEAVRKAALDVDIPAGGTIQGYGVKFFPPGTPLSGQNERSTPVVMQNAGEHISVVWPTNIRTREPVFPLPKGSTYGA; the protein is encoded by the coding sequence ATGCCGACTTCACGCAGGCAACTGCTGAAGACCTCGGCGGCTGCCGCCGCCGTACTCAGCCTCGATTGGACACGGGCCCAGGCCCAAGCCGAGAATTTGCGAATTGGCGTCATCTACGATCTGACCGGCCCGTTCGCCGCAGGCGGTTCGGTCGCCTCTTCGATCGGTGCGCAGATTGCCATCGATCTCGTCAACGAGAAGGGCGGGATCGGAGGCAAGACCAAGATCGTGCCTGTTGCCGCCGACTCCCAGAGCAAGCCGGACGTCGCCATCAACGAGGCCGAACGCCTGATCAACCAGGAGAAGGTCGATATCCTCAACGGCGTCTATGCGAGCTCGCATGCCGTGCCGCTCGCCGCCAGGGTCGAGCAGCAGAAGAAGATCCTCTGGATCACGACCGCGGTCTCGACCGCCGTGTTCAAGGACAAGAATCTGCAATACGTCTTCCGCGCGCAGATTCATTCCGACCAGTATGGGCAGGCCTTTGCAAGCTTCATCAACGAGCATGCGAAAGCCAAGCTCGGCATCGACCCCAAGGAGGTCAAGGTCGCATTGATCCACGAGGACGGCCCCTATGGCGTCGGCGTTGCCTCCGCCGACGAGGCCTACGCCAAGCAGGCCGGCATCCAGGTGGTGCTGCGCGAGGGATATTCGGCCTCGGCGCCCGATCTCTCGGTGCTGGTCACCAAGATCAAGCGCGCCAAGGCCGACGTGATCTCGCACGCAGGCTACAACCCCGACATCACCCTGTTCCTGCGCCAGGCCCGCGAGAGCGGCTTGCGTTTCAAGATGCTGTTCGGGGCCGGCGCCGGCTACAGCCAGCTCGACAAGCTGCGCGCGACTTTCGGTGCCGACATCGACAATTTCTGCAACATCGATCCGGTGCCGGCGCAGCTGCTCGATCCCGCCAAGCTCGCGCCGGGCATGGGCGATCTGATCAAGACCATGGTCTCGCGCTACCAGGCCAAGACCGGCGCGACCGACGTGCCGCCACACTGCTCGATGGGTTTTAACCAGACCTGGGTGCTGCTCAACAATGTGCTGCCGATCGCCAAGGAGAAGTACGGTAGCTTCGAGCCCGAGGCCGTTCGCAAAGCAGCGCTCGACGTCGACATCCCCGCCGGTGGCACCATCCAGGGCTATGGCGTGAAATTCTTCCCGCCGGGCACGCCGCTCTCCGGCCAGAACGAGCGTTCGACCCCGGTCGTGATGCAGAATGCCGGCGAGCACATCTCGGTTGTGTGGCCGACGAATATCCGGACGCGGGAGCCGGTCTTCCCGCTGCCGAAGGGCTCGACCTACGGGGCGTGA
- a CDS encoding septal ring lytic transglycosylase RlpA family protein, with translation MQAQTTLLISLASFLLFAFSVARAESGLASYYGYGKAGKGGELTCAHRTRPFGTVLRVSFSGRTIQCRVNDRGPFIRGRIVDLSVPAARALGMMSAGVVRVSVD, from the coding sequence GTGCAAGCGCAGACGACGCTATTGATATCTCTTGCCAGCTTTTTGCTTTTTGCCTTTTCCGTTGCCCGCGCCGAAAGCGGGCTTGCTTCGTACTACGGATATGGAAAGGCAGGTAAAGGTGGCGAGCTGACATGCGCGCACCGGACGCGTCCTTTCGGCACCGTGCTGAGGGTATCCTTCAGCGGACGAACGATTCAGTGCCGCGTCAACGATCGTGGCCCGTTCATCCGCGGCCGCATCGTCGATCTCTCGGTGCCCGCCGCCCGCGCACTGGGCATGATGAGCGCCGGCGTGGTGCGGGTCTCGGTGGATTAG
- a CDS encoding ATP-binding cassette domain-containing protein — translation MDMRLSNRAVLEVRGLTKRFGGLTAVKNLGFEVNAGEIFGLIGPNGSGKSTAMKSVMGIERPTSGEVVFEGEDVAGLPAHKIARKGFGMVFQHSRPLNRQTVLENIMVALLPDSLFMLFPDKALVERAKWIAERVGLGAVMNRRPPTLPFADLRRLELAKAIARDPKVVLVDEPFAGLTRAEVDIFSDLIRSFRDEGRAVMLVDHNVKSVAALVDRVLAMYLGEEIVTGRADDVMRNETVRRVYLGGAIETHARPETSFKDKVPLLQVENVSVFYGKAQALENVSIHVHEGEFVSVVGLNGAGKTTLFNTISGFLPYSGEIVRGGEKLRGISPARIARSGLVQCPESRELFGEMSVRENLDLGGQHLSDDKRAAQLAWLFELFPILKERQGQLAQTLSGGEQQMLAIGRALMMQPQILILDEPTLGLAPVILEQLSKALTKLRQTTSITVLLGEQNVTFALPHADRVYVLEHARIVWEGDPGRFASEAGADFL, via the coding sequence AAACCGGGCCGTGCTCGAAGTTCGCGGCCTGACCAAACGCTTCGGTGGCTTAACCGCGGTGAAGAACCTCGGCTTCGAGGTCAACGCCGGCGAGATCTTTGGCCTGATCGGGCCGAACGGCTCGGGCAAGTCGACCGCGATGAAGAGCGTGATGGGCATCGAGCGCCCGACATCAGGTGAAGTCGTCTTCGAGGGCGAGGACGTCGCCGGCCTGCCCGCGCACAAGATCGCGCGCAAAGGCTTTGGCATGGTGTTCCAGCACTCGCGGCCGCTGAACCGGCAAACAGTGCTGGAAAACATCATGGTGGCGCTGCTGCCGGACAGCCTGTTCATGCTGTTTCCGGACAAGGCGCTGGTCGAGCGCGCCAAATGGATCGCCGAGCGCGTCGGGCTCGGCGCAGTCATGAACCGCCGCCCGCCGACGCTGCCGTTTGCCGATCTGCGCCGGCTCGAGCTTGCCAAGGCGATCGCGCGTGACCCCAAGGTCGTATTGGTCGACGAGCCCTTCGCCGGCCTGACGCGGGCCGAGGTCGACATCTTCTCCGACCTGATCCGCAGCTTTCGCGACGAGGGCCGCGCGGTGATGCTGGTCGACCACAACGTCAAGAGCGTCGCCGCCCTCGTCGACCGCGTGCTCGCGATGTATCTCGGCGAGGAGATCGTCACCGGCAGGGCCGACGACGTGATGAGGAACGAGACCGTGCGTCGCGTCTATCTCGGCGGCGCCATCGAGACCCATGCGCGGCCCGAGACCAGCTTCAAGGACAAGGTGCCGCTGCTCCAGGTCGAGAATGTCAGCGTGTTCTACGGCAAGGCCCAGGCGCTGGAGAACGTCTCGATCCACGTCCATGAGGGCGAGTTCGTCTCGGTCGTTGGCCTCAACGGCGCCGGCAAGACCACGCTGTTCAACACCATCTCCGGCTTCCTGCCCTATAGTGGCGAGATCGTCCGTGGCGGCGAGAAGCTGCGCGGCATCAGCCCAGCCAGGATCGCGCGCAGCGGCCTCGTGCAGTGCCCGGAATCGCGCGAGCTGTTCGGCGAGATGAGCGTGCGGGAAAACCTCGATCTCGGTGGCCAGCACCTTTCCGATGACAAGCGCGCGGCACAGCTCGCCTGGCTGTTCGAGCTGTTCCCGATCCTGAAAGAGCGCCAGGGGCAATTGGCACAGACGCTCTCCGGCGGCGAGCAGCAGATGCTGGCGATCGGCCGCGCATTGATGATGCAGCCGCAGATCCTGATCCTGGACGAGCCGACGCTGGGCCTTGCCCCCGTCATCCTCGAGCAACTGTCCAAGGCGCTGACCAAGTTGCGGCAAACCACGTCGATCACGGTGTTGCTCGGCGAGCAGAACGTGACCTTCGCGCTGCCGCATGCCGACCGGGTCTATGTGCTGGAGCATGCAAGGATCGTCTGGGAAGGCGATCCCGGCCGCTTCGCGAGCGAGGCCGGCGCCGATTTTCTTTGA
- a CDS encoding CmcJ/NvfI family oxidoreductase, with product MGLQETKIESLPFVTAELNYLAPTSAKPRTYAFDPPPGEPKSTALAEPHQVPIFDARLIAQNFSLDREGFALVRHPTQVKDFYNDEEIRAVHYPAVEAFLRAMLKADRVVIFDHTVRKRVEGAADIRGGGPRQPATRVHVDQTGVSGANRVREHLPDEAEELLKGRVQVINLWRPIRGPLRDSPLAMADGTTVAPDDLVASDLIYPNRRGETYSVKYNPNHRWFYFPEMTPDEALLLKCYDSATDGRTRFGPHTAFVDPTSPRDAAPRESIEVRTLVFHNR from the coding sequence ATGGGCCTGCAAGAAACAAAAATCGAATCGCTTCCCTTCGTCACTGCCGAACTCAACTATCTCGCACCGACATCAGCCAAACCGCGTACCTACGCCTTCGATCCGCCCCCGGGCGAGCCCAAGAGCACGGCGCTTGCCGAGCCGCATCAGGTCCCGATCTTTGACGCGCGGCTGATTGCGCAGAACTTCTCGCTCGATCGCGAAGGCTTTGCGCTGGTGCGCCATCCGACGCAGGTGAAGGATTTTTACAACGACGAGGAAATTCGCGCCGTCCACTATCCCGCCGTCGAGGCGTTCCTGCGGGCGATGCTGAAGGCCGATCGTGTCGTCATCTTCGATCATACCGTGCGCAAGCGCGTCGAAGGCGCCGCCGACATTCGTGGTGGCGGCCCGCGCCAGCCGGCGACGCGCGTGCATGTCGACCAGACCGGCGTCTCCGGCGCCAATCGCGTGCGCGAGCACTTGCCTGACGAAGCCGAAGAGTTGCTGAAGGGGCGCGTGCAGGTGATCAATCTGTGGCGGCCGATCCGCGGCCCCTTGCGCGATTCACCGTTGGCGATGGCCGACGGCACGACGGTTGCGCCCGATGATCTCGTGGCCTCCGATTTGATCTATCCCAATCGCCGCGGCGAGACCTATTCGGTGAAGTACAATCCGAACCACCGCTGGTTCTATTTCCCCGAGATGACGCCGGACGAGGCGCTGCTGCTCAAGTGTTATGACTCCGCAACCGACGGCCGCACGCGGTTCGGGCCGCACACGGCCTTCGTCGATCCGACCTCACCGCGAGATGCCGCCCCGCGCGAGAGCATCGAGGTGCGCACGTTGGTGTTTCACAATCGGTAA
- a CDS encoding Gfo/Idh/MocA family protein: MARIRVGLVGCGFVSELHMYAFRRVYGVDVEVAAVAARGDHVVEFATRHNIPRVYRSFAEVIADRELDVIDICTPPNLHAEMIVAGIQAGKHVICEKPFAGYFGREGDARPIGKHVPKALMYERVLEEMDATRAAIERSGKLFMYAEDWIYAPAVTKTAEIIKATKDKILFMKGEESHSGSHAAHAAQWAMTGGGSLIRMGCHPLSAVLYLKQVEAKARGETIGVASVTCDVGNVTAGLKSEERTYIKANPVDVEDWGALTVTFSDGTKATVFSGDMIMGGVRNLIETYTSGGSLFANITPNTHLMSYQTSEEKLASVYITEKVDRKTGWQYVCLEEEWTRGYLQEIQDFMECAATGRPPLSDLALAYETIKVNYAGYWAAEEGRRVVL, translated from the coding sequence ATGGCCAGGATCAGAGTGGGACTCGTCGGCTGCGGCTTCGTGTCGGAGCTGCACATGTATGCGTTCCGGCGCGTCTATGGCGTGGACGTCGAGGTTGCGGCAGTGGCTGCGCGCGGCGATCACGTGGTCGAGTTCGCGACCCGCCACAACATCCCGCGCGTCTATCGCAGCTTCGCGGAAGTGATCGCGGACCGCGAGCTCGATGTCATCGACATCTGCACCCCGCCCAACCTTCATGCCGAGATGATCGTCGCCGGCATACAGGCGGGCAAGCACGTCATCTGCGAAAAGCCGTTTGCGGGCTATTTCGGCCGCGAGGGCGATGCGCGGCCGATCGGCAAGCATGTGCCGAAGGCGCTGATGTACGAGCGCGTGCTGGAGGAGATGGACGCGACGCGGGCCGCGATCGAGCGTAGCGGAAAATTGTTCATGTATGCCGAGGACTGGATCTACGCGCCCGCGGTGACCAAGACCGCCGAGATCATCAAGGCGACGAAAGACAAGATCCTGTTCATGAAAGGCGAGGAGAGCCATTCCGGCTCGCACGCCGCGCATGCCGCGCAATGGGCGATGACGGGCGGCGGCTCGCTGATCCGCATGGGCTGTCACCCGCTCTCGGCCGTGCTTTATCTGAAGCAGGTCGAGGCCAAGGCGCGTGGCGAGACCATCGGCGTCGCCAGCGTCACTTGCGATGTCGGCAACGTTACCGCTGGCCTCAAGAGCGAAGAACGCACCTACATCAAGGCCAATCCGGTCGATGTCGAGGATTGGGGCGCGCTGACGGTGACCTTCTCCGACGGCACCAAGGCGACGGTGTTCTCCGGCGACATGATCATGGGCGGCGTGCGCAACCTGATCGAGACCTACACGTCCGGCGGCTCGCTGTTCGCCAACATCACCCCGAACACGCATCTGATGAGCTACCAGACCAGCGAGGAGAAGCTCGCCAGCGTCTACATCACGGAAAAGGTCGACCGCAAAACCGGCTGGCAATATGTCTGCCTCGAGGAGGAATGGACGCGCGGATATTTGCAGGAGATCCAGGACTTCATGGAATGCGCCGCGACGGGTCGGCCGCCGCTCTCGGACCTCGCGCTGGCGTACGAGACGATCAAGGTGAACTACGCCGGGTATTGGGCGGCGGAGGAGGGAAGAAGGGTGGTGTTGTAG
- a CDS encoding ABC transporter substrate-binding protein, whose product MRPLVLNSSLLASALALCLAAPAYAQSTDPIKIGVIAEVQSIAGAATPGGAQIAADEINAKGGVLGRKIEIVTYDNKSSSADSVRAFQRAVSEDKVSAVIASYISEVVLALEPWAARLKMPLITPGAASNEITKAIHNDYEKNKYTFHGYLTSAAQAQLVCDAAKDLLVDKLKFKTVAIMSEDAAWTKPLDVGYEACLPKAGLKVVEHVRFSPDTTDFTPIFNNIEGKKPDVIVTGISHVGVQPTVQWKNQQVPIPMFGISAQALSPTFWKDTNGAADGIPSLAVATPDVAVTPKTKPFAAAFKAKFGTPPAYTGYTAYDEVYFITEAIKRAGSTDPDKMVAELEKTDYEGTIGRIQFYGKNDEFTHGIKSGPGAVTGLVFQWQDSKQVVVWPEKIAEGKMKFPTFVKLSQ is encoded by the coding sequence ATGCGACCATTAGTTCTCAACAGCAGCCTGCTCGCCTCCGCGCTGGCGCTGTGCCTCGCGGCACCCGCCTACGCGCAGTCGACCGATCCGATCAAGATCGGCGTCATCGCCGAGGTGCAGTCGATCGCCGGTGCGGCGACGCCGGGCGGCGCGCAGATCGCTGCCGACGAGATCAACGCCAAGGGCGGCGTGCTCGGCCGCAAGATCGAGATCGTCACCTACGACAACAAGAGCTCGTCCGCGGATTCCGTGCGCGCCTTCCAGCGCGCGGTCAGCGAGGACAAGGTCTCCGCGGTGATCGCGAGCTATATCAGCGAGGTCGTTCTGGCGCTGGAGCCCTGGGCGGCGCGCCTGAAGATGCCGCTGATCACGCCAGGGGCCGCCTCGAACGAGATCACCAAGGCGATCCACAACGACTACGAGAAGAACAAGTACACCTTTCATGGCTACTTGACTTCGGCAGCCCAAGCCCAGCTCGTCTGCGACGCCGCCAAGGATCTGCTCGTCGACAAGCTCAAGTTCAAGACCGTCGCGATCATGAGCGAGGACGCCGCCTGGACCAAGCCGCTCGACGTCGGCTACGAGGCATGCCTGCCGAAGGCCGGCCTCAAGGTGGTCGAGCACGTCCGCTTCTCGCCTGACACCACCGACTTCACGCCGATCTTCAACAACATCGAAGGCAAGAAGCCCGACGTGATCGTTACCGGCATCTCCCATGTCGGCGTGCAGCCGACGGTGCAGTGGAAGAACCAGCAGGTGCCGATCCCGATGTTCGGCATCAGCGCGCAGGCGCTGAGCCCGACCTTCTGGAAGGACACCAATGGCGCGGCCGACGGCATACCGTCGCTGGCGGTGGCCACGCCCGACGTCGCCGTCACTCCCAAGACGAAGCCGTTCGCGGCCGCCTTCAAGGCCAAGTTCGGCACGCCGCCGGCCTATACCGGCTACACCGCCTATGACGAGGTCTACTTCATCACGGAAGCCATCAAGCGCGCCGGTTCGACCGATCCCGACAAGATGGTCGCCGAGCTCGAGAAGACCGATTACGAGGGCACGATCGGCCGCATCCAGTTCTACGGCAAGAACGACGAGTTCACCCACGGCATCAAGTCAGGCCCCGGCGCTGTCACCGGCCTCGTCTTCCAGTGGCAGGACTCCAAGCAGGTCGTGGTCTGGCCCGAGAAGATCGCGGAAGGCAAGATGAAGTTTCCGACCTTCGTCAAGCTGTCGCAGTAA